CCTTGTCTAACTCGAACACCGCAACGATATCTAGCTGTATAATAACAATTGTCACGTTAGCTTTTCAAactgtgtttttctttttttacttatCTTACGTATGAGTTGTGTATAGAAACAGACCTGTGTGGCTGCATCAAGATCAAGGGGCACAACTGACCCGGGCTCGACCTCCACCTTTTTAAATTCTCGGGCTCTTAGTCTCAAATTCTCTACCTCTTCAACTGGCCATTGAAGCAGATTGCTGCCGGTCTTTGTGTCCAGGGAGACTGTCCTTGGAATGGCCTACAGAGAGAATTTGATAGAAACTATGAGTTAAGCTTTAACTTTGTCAAATCTGTGAACAGTCAAATCCCATGTTTGAAAAGCAAAGATACCTGAAGACATGCCCATCCTTTCTTGACATCAGCAAGTTCACTATCAGACTCGCCGATCCAACCCCACAACACCCTCCTCCCCTTATGGTGATCATAAAATGTCTTGGATGCGTAGAATATACCATAATCATACCTAAGACCAATACCGACGTCAATATCTGGATTGTCTGGAGTCCATTTACTGTTCAATTCATCGTAAGTTCCAATTGCATAGTAATCATGCCTATCATCATCAAGGCTTGCCTTAACCACGTGTTTTACATCAGGACCATTATCAGATGTATCCAATCCATGTTGATACTTCTTCGAAACAGGGTAAAAGTCcacacactcccacatgccaGTGCCAGGGACACCATGAAGTGCCTcagatttcaaattataatttatgaagTCCTCGGTGTCGTAGATTAAAGCTACGCCAGTTTTACCAACTTTAGATCCTATACTGATGCGCCATTTCCCCTCAGAAGTGTACCAAGCTGTCGTTGGATCACGGAAATCCTTGATGTCAATGCCTGGTGGTGGCACTAGAACAGGATTACCGGAGTATTTGGTCCATTCAAGGAGAAGAGGATCATTGGCGTCTGCTGGATAAGCAAGATTCTGCACCTGAACAGACTCATTGGTGGATCCAGTGTATAGCATAATAATATTGCCATCTGGGAGGATGGTGGCGGAGCCAGTCCACACACCATTTTGGTCGTACCATTGATTGGCAACCATTGCCAATGGGAGGTGAAGCCAGTGGATCAAGTCCCTTGACACAGCATGGCCCCAGACTATGTCACCCCACACAGCAGCATTTGGATTGTACTGATAGAAGAAATGGTACCAGCCCTTGTAAAACAATGGACCTGCAAGTTTTATGCTGGTTAAACTCAACAACTTTAGACTAGTTACAGGATTAATCAATTTGAATCGATCATGTTCAGTCAAGCGATCAATTTAAATGCTCAGtttcaaaatcataaaattttacACAGGAATTTGTAGAATATAAGAGAATTCTAAGGCCCAAAAAAAAGTTCCAGTTTAATTGCCAAAATCATCTTGAAAATTTTGAACATTTTACTTTGgtcttaattttattgaatcgCAAGGAAGCATATACAGGTTCACAAGCAAGAAACGAGGTCTTACCATTAGGGTCTGAAGCAGAAAGAACCGAAATTCCCAATCAGAACATCGACAGTCCACGTCACCGACCATGAAAATCACCAGAAAAAAAAAGTGCATTAGGTTAGGTGGGAACACGCATTGCACATATTCCTAATTGTCTAGTCCATTGGttgaacagaaaaaaaaaaaaattgaaaattgattCATTGACCAGTTCAATTTATATTACAATTGAATGTCGATTGTATAATTTCTCTTTAAGCTTTGTCtttgtaaatttaaattcaaaattacaTAATTATGAAAACGATTGAAATATTAACATCTAATCAATATTTGGCAGACACATAAGTTTTAGGTTTGCTCTTACGTCTACTTATTTTCACCTTCACAAGAACCTGATACGAATGAATCACGCTACTTAATTGGACTGCAAGTGCGtctctcaattttattttattttttattctttatcttTTACAAAAGGTTGACTCTGACATAAAAAAAAACACGAATTGTATTTGTATACGCAAGGGACAATCTTCAAAATTATTAATGGCCACATAAGCATATCAATCCTGTAAAGAGAAATGGGTCCCACTTATTATGATGCTAAATACCTTTTTCATTAGCAATGACAAACCTGCGCACTGCGGAGAATTTCCATTATGTTATCCCTCTTTTTCCATTTATtgctttatttaaataaaaaaaattcttaatccCTTTCTGAAAATTcaacaaaatgaaaaaattaattaattttagttttaaaaaattaataaaaaattatagtagtgcattattttataaaaatttagtaaattaaacttaattctcaaattaaaataaaaacaaagatAATTAGGTAAGCAATTCCTAAACACTGTGGCCCAAAAGGTAAAAGCGGGGAGATGTGGGGGTGGATCTTAAgcagcgaataataaaatatgagaaaaataataattgaacGGTACCATTCATCCAGTTCTTCTCAGGCTGGAAATGGAAAGCTGTCCTTTGCCATGATAACATGCTATTGTTCCATGGATACTGCTCCTCCGAGGATGCCGATCCGCTAGAGATGAGGCTAGCTTTCTCAGACACACCGGCGGAGACGCCACGGGAGATAGGCCTCAAAGTCTCGGGCTTCGCCGTTTCTTTTGGCAAAGACAATGAAGCCACATTTTCATTTTCTCGTGAAGGGAAGGTCTGCTCGGATCCTTTCTGATCAATAACTAATGCTACAAACAACAAAACCAGGGACAACGCAGAAAAGACTCCGAAGAGGAGTTTCTTGGAGAAGCGGCGGTGTGAGACATCTGGGAGAGAAGTGTAGGTGGGGTGCAGTGGCTGGGAGATAGGAAGAAATGGGTTGGGGTCTGCCATGATTGCGGAGAGAGGAGAAGAAGGATGGTGTttataaaagaagaaagagagggaGACACAGAGGAGGAAGTGGTGCCTAATGAAATGGTATGTGTGTGTAAGAGATTGAAGTTGCTATATATAGGTGGGTTCTTAATGGAGATTGAAGGGTCAATGTGAAAGAGTCTGCCAACAGATCAGAGAAACAGGGAGAGAGAAATTGAATGGGTTAATCGGATGAAGAAtaggaaaatttttaaaatgaatttttttaaaaataacaattattgaatagtttttttaataatttatatttatttatgtgtCATTTTTTCAGTGGCTTCTCGTTTAAAAcggtaatattttataattttttttaaagaaagagAGATAAGGGTAAATCAACAATTTCAACCAGTCTCCGCTCTCCCAAACTAGTTGGAGTTATTGCCCCGCTTTTCTTTTTGGGTGGTGCTAAGCAATTAGGGCTGTGAACAGTTATCGGTTTCgaaccaaatcaaattaaaattaaaaaaaaatctatgatatagaaattgaattttattaaattaaatttatttaattttaattttaactttttatttaattattttatttaatcaatctaattaattaattataatttattttatttaaatagattatatatatataatatatatatatattaatagatttatatgattaaaatataaattattaaaatgattatatatatacttataattattattattatcaatatatatacgataatataaaattattatattttttaattattaatcaattattaaatatttataataataatataatttaactaatttaattagttaattaaaatttattctatctaaatgattatatatatactaactcaatattaatagaattatatattaatagaatataaattattaaaataattatatataaattgatatatgtatatatacttataattattattaatagctatatatatatatatatatataattattatatattttaatcaataaccaactattaaatatttataagaatataattcaattaatttaattcattaattatacttcattctatttaaatagattatattatatactatttttatattaatagaatttatactaatagaatataaattattaaaatcaattacatatatatgtgtatgtatatatatttataattattattattattcatagtatatatatataattattaactatattatataataataaaatataatttgataaaattagaaataaattaaaataattgtcactatttaaaaaatattgttaagttaaattatataattttagatattatataattttattttaaattatgtagttttattataaaaaaataaaaaaaaattaaatacatcCATAACATATTACAGAAAtgataaaaactcatttaattaaaGCTTATTTCTCGTGGAAACAACAAAGttttatttaatcaattaattaattataatttattttatttaattttaattttttatttaattattttatttaatcaatttaattaattaattataatttattttatttaaatatattatatatattaatagaattatattattaaaatataaattactaaaataattatatatatatacacttataattattattatatatatatatataatatataaattattatattttttattattaagcaattaataaatatttataatagtataatttaattaatttaattagttaattaaaatttatcctatctaaatgattatatatatacactaatttaattaatattaatagaattatacTAATAAgatataaattactaaaataattatatataaattgatatgtATATATACTTGTAgctatgaatatatatatatatataattataatatattttaatcactaatcaattattaaaattttttataaaggtATAATTTaactcattaattatattatattttatttaaatagattatattatacattattttcatattaataaaatttatattaatagaatataaactattaaaatcaattatatatatatatatatatatttgtaattgttattattatctatatatatatatataattgttaactatattatataataataaaatataatttgataaaattagaaataaattaaattaaattaattataactatttaaaaaatattattaagttAACCTAtataatgtaattttattttaaattatctagttttattataaaaaatatagaaaattaaatatatttgtaacatattataaaaataataaaaattcgtTTATTTGGAGTTTATTTCTTGTGAAAACAACAaagtttttaaaagtttaattaaaaatttttgattttttttcctttttttttagtttgaaaattatagtataaaaattatattatatttagttatttagtatattcatatattttaaatgaaaatattatataatattatagatatttgatattattttaaagttaaaGTGTGAGACTTATaagtttgatataaataatattaacaatatattaaaaagtatttaattatttcgtttaaatttaaattttattataaaaattgaatattgtATCGAAATTAGAGCAGAAAAAAAATCTGATATTAGAACTGAATTGAAACtgtattcaaatttaattatgattttaattctaaaaaattcaaaacatCATTTTCAATTCAGTTTCAATTTTGATTCTTGTAAGAAATTATTCCAAAACTTGAACCGCACACCCCTTTAAGCCAAAAAGACTAAAAGTTAATATCCAAagcataataaataaatgaaaaataaaaagtgactataatttaaaataaataacaaataaatctaGGAGTGTACACTTGTTTTTGTTTTAActgaaaaattgaattaaatccaattaaaatttttatttaatttaattatttgatttattcgatttgattttatcattaattttaaaatattttaattttttattaattcgatTAATTAATCGAAATCAATGAAAAGTTGAACTTAATagctcatatatatatatatatatagatttggAGGTGCTTGTTcatataaattcaaatttttaccctttttccttttaacaaatttcacttttttttgCTTTCCGCTgatgtttatttaattatttattgttaatttgaGTATTGatattaaatgaaatattactGAGTATTGATATTTAagcattgattttttattgttaatttggatatttaattatttgctatgAATTTGACACATAACTTTTGTAATtgcattatatttattttttaacctgAATGATCAAAGGTTAAAGTTTCAATTTTGATTTTGCATTGAATCTGTCCCTCCATCtgttatttgaattaaaatatttaaatttatttttattaattttgatttattaaaaattaaattgaattaaatcaaaatttataattaaaataatccgtttgttttaatttttaattttttttatttaattcaaaatttaaccAAACGATTTCATGCCTTAAATAAATCAATgtttataaaaagtatttttaatatataaacttTTTAATCAATGATTCTAATGCTCCCAATACTACAAGGAATATAGCATACACCAGAAATCCAAATCAATTAACGTCGGACCCAAGTTTTATAGTAATTTCccaagaataattaaaattacgtACTTTGGATAATAATAAACTCCATGTCATAATTGTCCATGTTCGTTTCGTGATGATTAATCATGTTGCCAGCTCAGCGTAAGCGTCCTATGGTCTTAGCACACATATCAATTTAGTAGCATTTTGAGGATCTGAgcagagaaaattaaaaaaataataataataatttacttaattttattatgtatagaatttttaataataataataatttattatatttaattccaATTACACGTTTATTCATATAttttgttttctgaaaaataaggATTTAATGTTTacacttttataaaatttaaatattaaaaaattaaaatgacttTTTCTAATGTAAAAAGCAAAAAGTATGctgttttaagtgttaaaaggaaaataaaatttgttcaaaaaattgaaaaatagctTAATTTACAAGAGGACGACAGCGGGAGGAAATTGCGGAAataatagagcataatttaatttgattgggATTCTAGTCAATGAAGAGAGCAAGAATAACTATAAAAACGGAGAGGATCACTGAATCTAAATACGTGTCACATACAAGTGGCAGAATATTCAACCACACTGATTGTATTACTGTAAATCATGacctcaaataaaaaaataattgaaaagtgCAATTATTGGCCTCAAACTTAAGGATAATAATTAACCTATTCCATTTGCTGAGTCAGCTTCAGAAAACGATTTTTCCTCTCTCCTCGGCCATTGGTAAATTTACAATGCTTAATAAATATGGTAACGCCTTGTCCGCGAGACAAATGGTTGTTTCCCATTTGTCATGTAATCATTATTAGGAGAAGAAATATTATTGGCCACAGAACCTTAATGACAGCTTACTACAATAATTACCTGCCTTAGATGTTGATTTATGTCTTTCTACAGGGCTTCATAattgaataaaaacaaaaacaaaaacaaaaacattGGATAGGAAAAAAAACCAGATCCCATCACCTAACTCTTGGTAGGTATGGGTTGAGGCTGTCGTCCTCATGCATCTTCTTCCCACATGATAAAGTCCCCCTATCTATCTGGGTTCAGTGTTTTGCACGTGCTACCACCTTCTGCCTCAAAGACTGAGtatatttattgattaataaGAGGGTAACACGTACTTCATGTGAAATTATTAGATGATATGTGTAAGACGGAATAATATTAAATGGATATTATTATTCGGACCTTTCTAAACTCTCTCCAACTCTTTAATCGAAAGTCTaagtgtttgatttttttgGACAATTACTTGAACATACTTCTTTTTAGACACTGTAATAATATGTacgtattataattttaaatgagctgtattttatatattattaactattatttatttatttatttaatttttaattatatttttttatgatatgaGACGATAAATAGTTGTTGTAATAATATGTGGATCCACGTTGGTTGCTTGTAGTCGAATGTTTGTGGAAAGTACAATTATTGGAATAATGTAATAATATAGTTTGCCGACGTGGGGAGAAACAGGAGGATTCCTTTACGAATTATTATAGACAATTAAACAAATGTATATGTCCCACATAAAAGTTACTACTGCTGAGCATACTTGGACAAGGAGACATCATGCATTGTatcgaatatatatatatccttcatatttctaatttatttattataaaatttggtTGCAATGAGATTTTTGAACTCTTTTAAATTTACCACTGTTTGAATTAAGTTtatcatatttatataaaatcaaaatttcataatattataattaattaattaattaaaatactaataataGTTAAATATGAAACAATGCTCCGAAGCACATGCATTATTAATGTTAACGATGAATTCcacttcaaattaattaatatatctaaTATAAAGCGGAGAATAGTAAAAAAACAGTAAATTTCAATTGATACTTATTTGTCCTTCATTTACTTTCCTTCACTATATTTTTATTGTCTTTTTTCATCTTCTTATATCCTTTTTACCCTTTATTAAAAACGGCACTATTTTTAACTTTGCTGGAACATGGCCTTTTACTTATTTGCCCTTCATTTACATTCCTCCACCGCATTTCTACTGTCCTTTTTCATCTtcttgcatctttttgcccttCATTAAAAATGACGTCGTTTTTTAATTTTGCTGTTACTTCCTTCACtgtttttccattttctttcttgcctCTTTCTTTCCCTTTTTGTCCTTCAATTTAAACGGCATTGCTTCCAATTCTGTACTACTACATAAGGAGATACTGTTATCCTGCTATTTCTGCTCTGCAACATGATCTATGAAGAATCAAAATATAGAGAAGAGAGGATACAAATTTCAGTATCATCAGCAATTTACAGGTTAAGAATATCAAATGGTTTACTTAATGCAGATTAATGAAAGAAAAGAGAGGATAAAAAGCTTAACATCATCgagaataaaatttcattagCATATTCAGCCATTTAATTGATGTAAATTATCTTTGAATGTATAAAAATCTATGAATTGCATGAATTTCTATAGTTTTCAGTTAAAATGGTGCTCAATGTTCAAGTCAAGTGCTTTAATATACCTTCTGCCAAGGCAGCGAAAGAACATGTAGAGTAAAAGAAATTTTGAGTTTAATTTAAACAATGTTGTTATCGAGCAAAGTGGTCAGTTTCTTAGTCAGTGTCCTTTCCTCTTCTCTAAGGGTTATCTTAACTGTATTTTTAGTCAGAGATGGTTGTCTATTGACAAGTTTTTACCTCctaatcatttttcttttttttctttctctaacTTTTGAGGGTTTTTTAATCATttcctttgtttttttcttCAGTTTCCAAGGATCTAGTTTCTCCAGTTCGCATTTTTTTGTCATTCACTGTGTGAAATCTTATGTGGTTTACTTATTGGAGACATTATCTTCCGACATCACAATGAAAAGATCTTTCACAATTTCTCCACAGTCTTTCTTTTAACCTTATTTAAGTTCACAGTGAATGTGTTTATTCTCCCATCTCCCTTTATCAGCTTTAGGTTTTCACTTCTTCCCTTGACTTATATCTCTTTCTTttgcttttaatattttacttttaatggATTAAATGGTTATGGTAGGATGGTGTTTTTCCATTACACTTCCCTTTTCTTACATCATTTATAGCAAATGTAATCTTTTGTTTATACTTTATATTTTCTCGcagttttaattattattggttattttttcattaattgaaTCTCTTTTTTAAACAGGATACCATCCCCAACTTTAAAACAGTATGctttttttcttcactttttttgCTTTTATTCGTTTGTAcctgcttctttttttttagtcCACTGACTTTGTGGATAAATAAAGTGTAGGCTTTAAAATAAGTAGTCTGCTgactttaatgaaaataaaagaaattacaaGTGCCTCTCAGTTAAAACTCTATTCATTAGATAATAAACTTTGATCTAATGTGTTCTTGAATATGAGCAGATAGTTTaccttttttaaaattagatttCCCTTGAATCAGAAGACGGAATGTCCAGTATAGAGAAAACTcatatttaatgattatttGGATCATATTTTTTGGTAAAATATAGAATTTTTCCTTCACTGAggccttttattttataaaataaatatggtcTGAATAGAGGCTGTTAGATTTTATGTGCTTTGCTTTTATTTTGGTGATGAGATTATTTTGTTTGAAacttaattgttattttttcactttttagAGAATgattattaagatttttatggAGAATATATTGGGTAAGATCTTGACAGAGTTGGGCTTGCCCCTTCTTGCTACCCGTCATAGAACACAGAAGAGGgatatttttatgttaaagttatgTTCTTTTA
This is a stretch of genomic DNA from Manihot esculenta cultivar AM560-2 chromosome 2, M.esculenta_v8, whole genome shotgun sequence. It encodes these proteins:
- the LOC110606650 gene encoding acid beta-fructofuranosidase, with the protein product MADPNPFLPISQPLHPTYTSLPDVSHRRFSKKLLFGVFSALSLVLLFVALVIDQKGSEQTFPSRENENVASLSLPKETAKPETLRPISRGVSAGVSEKASLISSGSASSEEQYPWNNSMLSWQRTAFHFQPEKNWMNDPNGPLFYKGWYHFFYQYNPNAAVWGDIVWGHAVSRDLIHWLHLPLAMVANQWYDQNGVWTGSATILPDGNIIMLYTGSTNESVQVQNLAYPADANDPLLLEWTKYSGNPVLVPPPGIDIKDFRDPTTAWYTSEGKWRISIGSKVGKTGVALIYDTEDFINYNLKSEALHGVPGTGMWECVDFYPVSKKYQHGLDTSDNGPDVKHVVKASLDDDRHDYYAIGTYDELNSKWTPDNPDIDVGIGLRYDYGIFYASKTFYDHHKGRRVLWGWIGESDSELADVKKGWACLQAIPRTVSLDTKTGSNLLQWPVEEVENLRLRAREFKKVEVEPGSVVPLDLDAATQLDIVAVFELDKDALMKTAESTEEFSCKTSRGAAHRNALGPFGLLVLADDSLAEQTPVYFYINKGSNGTFKTFFCTDQSRSSAANDVNKQIYGNFVPVLEGEKFTLRILVDHSIIESFAQGGRTTITSRVYPTRAIYGSAKVFLFNNAIETNVTASLKIWQMNSAFIRPYPNIR